The Thalassotalea sp. HSM 43 genome window below encodes:
- the gorA gene encoding glutathione-disulfide reductase: MSKHFDYIALGAGSGGIASINRAAMHGKKCALIEAKALGGTCVNVGCVPKKVMWYAGQIADAVHLSKDYGFDLTAGKLDWAKLVDSREAYISRIHASYDNVLGKNNVEVINGFGKFVGSNAIEVNGEVYTADHILIATGGRPSIPNIPGAEHGITSDGFFALTEQPQRVAVVGAGYIAVEIAGVLNALGSDTTLLVRKHKPLRDFDDMLSDTLVEIMAQDGLTLKTHSTPKELIKNDDGSLTLHLENGESLTVDSVIWAIGREPATDNINLQAADLTTNERGFIETDMYQNTAVDGIYAVGDNTGRAQLTPVAVAAGRRLSERLFNNKPTEHLDYSQIPTVVFSHPTIGTLGLTEAEAVAQYGEQDITVYTSQFTSMYTAVTQYRQPCRMKLVCQGDNEKIVGMHGIGLGSDEMLQGFAVAVKMGATKADFDNTIAIHPTAAEEFVTMR; the protein is encoded by the coding sequence ATGAGTAAACATTTTGACTATATTGCCCTTGGTGCCGGTTCAGGTGGCATTGCCTCAATAAACCGTGCTGCCATGCACGGCAAAAAGTGCGCATTAATTGAAGCAAAAGCCTTGGGTGGCACTTGTGTTAACGTCGGTTGTGTCCCTAAAAAAGTGATGTGGTATGCCGGTCAGATTGCTGATGCGGTGCATTTGTCAAAAGATTATGGCTTCGATTTAACCGCTGGCAAGCTGGACTGGGCTAAGTTGGTTGATAGTCGCGAAGCGTATATCTCACGAATTCACGCCTCCTATGACAATGTACTCGGTAAAAATAACGTAGAAGTTATCAACGGCTTTGGTAAGTTTGTCGGTAGCAATGCCATTGAAGTCAATGGTGAAGTCTATACCGCCGATCACATTCTTATCGCCACTGGCGGTCGCCCAAGCATTCCTAACATTCCAGGTGCCGAACACGGTATTACCTCTGATGGCTTTTTTGCATTAACCGAACAACCACAGCGGGTTGCCGTGGTCGGTGCTGGCTATATCGCCGTTGAAATCGCCGGGGTATTAAACGCGCTAGGCAGTGACACCACTTTATTGGTGCGCAAACACAAACCATTACGTGATTTTGATGACATGCTGTCAGACACACTCGTTGAGATCATGGCGCAAGATGGTCTGACATTGAAAACACACAGCACCCCTAAAGAGCTGATTAAAAATGACGATGGCTCATTAACCTTGCACCTTGAAAATGGTGAGTCGTTGACGGTTGATAGTGTTATCTGGGCCATTGGCCGTGAGCCAGCCACCGATAACATTAATCTACAAGCAGCGGATTTAACCACCAATGAGCGCGGCTTTATTGAAACCGATATGTACCAAAACACCGCGGTTGATGGCATTTATGCGGTCGGCGATAACACAGGTAGAGCCCAATTGACGCCAGTAGCGGTTGCCGCAGGTCGTCGCTTGTCTGAGCGACTATTTAATAATAAGCCAACGGAACACTTGGACTATTCGCAAATTCCAACCGTGGTATTTTCGCACCCAACAATTGGCACCTTAGGTCTTACGGAAGCTGAGGCTGTTGCCCAGTATGGTGAGCAAGATATCACCGTGTATACCTCACAATTTACCTCAATGTACACCGCGGTAACCCAATATCGCCAGCCATGTCGAATGAAGCTGGTATGTCAAGGCGACAATGAGAAAATCGTTGGCATGCATGGCATTGGTTTGGGTAGTGATGAAATGCTGCAAGGGTTTGCAGTAGCGGTTAAGATGGGCGCCACCAAAGCCGACTTTGACAACACTATCGCCATTCACCCTACTGCTGCTGAAGAGTTTGTTACCATGCGTTAG
- the prlC gene encoding oligopeptidase A, whose translation MTNPLLEQAQQQGALPLFSQIKPEHIKPAVEKAINDAKQAIESIAAKGQDYSWQNLVAYLDDVDDILEKIWSPVSHMNSVVNSDELRDAYDSCLATLSEYSTWVGQHEGLYNAYKSLSESNEFNRLDVAQKKVISNALRDFKLSGIGLEQDKKQRYGEIQTRLSELASKFSNNLLDATGAFSVLIDDESELAGLPDSALAGAKQMAESQQKQGWLFTLDIPSYLPVMMYCDNAELREKLYVAYVTRASDQGPNAGEFDNTDIMAETLSLRHELAQLLGFDSYAEESLATKMAENSDQVMTFLQDLAQKSKSQGENDLSELRTFAQQEFAKTDLQPWDLAYYSEKLKQSRYAISDEDLRPYFPEDKVIAGLFEVVHRLYGVSIKQLDGIDSWHQDVSFYQVFDRDDNLRGSFYLDLYARDKKRGGAWMADCVGRRQLNDDSVQLPVAFLTCNFTKPVGDKPALFTHDEVVTLFHEFGHGLHHMLTQVNASGVAGINGVAWDAVELPSQFLENWCWEPQALAFLSSHHETGEPLPQAMLDKMLAAKNFQSAMQMLRQLEFSIFDFTIHAQFDPSKGDQIQSVLNQVRDKYAVVKAPEFNRFQHSFGHIFAGGYAAGYYSYKWAEVLSADAYARFEEEGIFNADTGKDFLECVLEKGGSEEPMELFKAFRGREPQVDALLRHSGIGV comes from the coding sequence ATGACTAACCCGTTATTAGAACAAGCCCAACAACAGGGTGCTCTTCCGTTATTTTCGCAAATTAAACCAGAACACATTAAACCCGCGGTCGAAAAGGCCATTAATGATGCTAAGCAAGCGATAGAGTCGATCGCAGCCAAAGGCCAGGACTACAGCTGGCAAAATCTGGTGGCTTATTTAGATGATGTCGATGATATTCTCGAAAAGATTTGGTCTCCGGTATCGCATATGAACTCGGTAGTGAACAGTGATGAACTGCGCGATGCCTATGATTCTTGCCTAGCGACATTATCGGAGTACAGTACTTGGGTGGGCCAACATGAAGGCCTATACAACGCCTACAAGTCGTTGTCCGAAAGTAATGAATTTAATCGCCTTGATGTTGCCCAAAAGAAAGTCATAAGCAATGCTTTGCGTGACTTTAAATTGTCGGGTATTGGCTTAGAGCAAGACAAGAAGCAGCGTTATGGTGAGATCCAAACGCGCTTGAGCGAACTGGCATCAAAGTTTAGTAATAACCTGCTTGATGCAACTGGCGCCTTTAGTGTGTTGATTGATGATGAAAGTGAACTAGCCGGTCTTCCTGACAGTGCGTTAGCGGGTGCTAAGCAAATGGCTGAAAGCCAACAAAAACAAGGCTGGTTATTTACGTTGGATATTCCAAGTTACTTGCCAGTAATGATGTACTGTGACAACGCTGAATTGCGAGAAAAGCTCTACGTCGCTTATGTCACTCGCGCCTCTGATCAAGGTCCAAATGCTGGCGAGTTTGATAACACAGATATTATGGCTGAAACCTTGTCGTTGCGTCATGAGTTGGCTCAACTGTTGGGCTTTGACAGTTACGCCGAAGAGTCTTTGGCGACCAAAATGGCTGAAAATAGCGACCAAGTTATGACGTTTTTGCAAGACTTAGCGCAAAAATCTAAAAGCCAAGGCGAGAATGATTTATCTGAGTTACGCACATTTGCACAGCAAGAGTTTGCCAAAACTGACCTGCAACCGTGGGATTTGGCCTATTATTCGGAAAAACTAAAGCAATCGCGTTATGCGATTTCGGACGAAGATTTACGTCCATATTTCCCAGAAGATAAGGTCATTGCCGGCTTATTTGAAGTGGTGCATCGCTTATACGGTGTAAGCATTAAACAATTAGACGGCATTGATAGCTGGCACCAAGATGTTAGTTTTTACCAAGTCTTTGATCGTGATGATAATTTACGTGGTAGCTTTTACTTAGATTTATATGCCCGTGATAAAAAGCGTGGTGGTGCGTGGATGGCCGATTGCGTTGGCCGTCGTCAACTCAACGATGACAGTGTGCAACTGCCTGTTGCATTCTTAACCTGTAACTTTACGAAACCTGTAGGTGATAAACCTGCGTTGTTTACCCATGATGAAGTGGTGACTTTATTCCATGAGTTTGGTCACGGGTTGCACCACATGTTAACGCAAGTGAATGCCTCTGGTGTTGCCGGCATTAACGGTGTCGCTTGGGATGCGGTAGAATTGCCAAGCCAGTTCCTCGAAAATTGGTGTTGGGAACCACAAGCGTTGGCGTTTTTATCCAGTCATCATGAAACCGGCGAACCATTGCCACAAGCCATGCTTGATAAAATGTTAGCGGCAAAGAATTTTCAATCGGCCATGCAAATGCTCCGTCAATTGGAATTCAGCATCTTTGATTTCACCATTCACGCGCAATTTGATCCGAGCAAGGGTGATCAAATCCAATCGGTGCTTAATCAAGTACGTGATAAATACGCTGTGGTAAAGGCTCCTGAGTTTAATCGTTTTCAGCACAGCTTTGGTCATATCTTCGCGGGTGGCTATGCCGCCGGTTACTACTCGTATAAATGGGCTGAAGTATTATCTGCAGATGCCTACGCACGTTTTGAGGAAGAGGGAATTTTCAATGCCGACACCGGTAAAGATTTTCTTGAATGTGTGCTCGAAAAAGGTGGTAGTGAAGAACCTATGGAATTATTTAAGGCATTTCGCGGCCGTGAACCACAAGTAGACGCGCTATTGCGCCATTCTGGTATCGGCGTATAG
- a CDS encoding DNA-3-methyladenine glycosylase I, whose translation MEKISTIYQRALERKGSEEKLQALMHPYPALADNNQQLRQLSSDRFLAEFTKKVFQSGFVWRVVENKWPNFEELFFEFNIEKMLMMPEEMLEQKASDARIIRNYKKVQTIKANAQMIFETEVEHGSFASFIADWPETDIIGLWNHLKKHGQRLGGNTGPYALRALGKDTFLLSRDVEAYFRAHDLISGGLTSKTSLNSIQRCFNEWQQQSGYSLKEISRLIALSTGDNYITLDGE comes from the coding sequence ATGGAAAAAATCAGCACAATTTATCAACGCGCGCTTGAGAGAAAAGGCAGCGAAGAGAAATTACAGGCGCTGATGCACCCGTATCCGGCTTTGGCAGATAACAATCAGCAATTACGTCAGCTTAGCAGTGACCGTTTTTTGGCTGAGTTCACAAAGAAGGTATTTCAATCGGGTTTTGTTTGGCGCGTTGTTGAAAACAAATGGCCTAATTTTGAAGAGTTATTCTTTGAATTTAACATTGAGAAAATGCTGATGATGCCAGAAGAAATGCTTGAGCAAAAAGCATCTGATGCGCGCATCATTCGTAACTATAAAAAAGTACAAACGATTAAAGCCAATGCGCAGATGATTTTTGAAACTGAGGTGGAGCATGGCAGTTTTGCGTCGTTTATCGCCGACTGGCCAGAAACCGACATTATCGGCTTATGGAATCACCTGAAAAAACACGGTCAACGTTTAGGTGGCAACACCGGCCCTTACGCGTTAAGAGCATTAGGCAAAGACACCTTTTTATTAAGCCGTGATGTCGAAGCCTATTTTCGAGCTCATGATTTGATCTCTGGAGGCTTAACCTCAAAGACAAGTCTTAACAGCATACAGCGGTGTTTTAATGAGTGGCAGCAGCAAAGCGGCTATAGTTTAAAAGAGATTTCCCGCCTTATTGCCCTCAGCACGGGTGATAACTACATTACTTTGGACGGTGAATAA
- a CDS encoding class I SAM-dependent methyltransferase — MQAEQVADNWQLPYGGELRDINKVKSPYYLLATDDLISLHKTDEPKLGGIHVDFVGGAVGHRAKFGGGRGQDIAKAIGLKHGFNPNVLDATAGLGRDAFVLANLGCKVTMIERQRPVAALLDDGLKRAKTSDEVGEWIGQRMQLINASSINAMSKLDDIDVVYLDPMYPHREKSAAVKKEMRVFQGLVGSDPDADDLLDQALALAKYRVVVKRPNYAEPLANRQPSTSIKMKKNRFDIYVNQGIPKN, encoded by the coding sequence ATGCAAGCTGAACAGGTTGCTGACAACTGGCAGTTACCTTATGGCGGTGAATTACGGGATATCAATAAGGTTAAAAGCCCATATTATTTATTAGCCACAGACGACCTAATTAGCCTGCATAAAACCGACGAGCCCAAATTGGGCGGTATTCACGTTGATTTTGTTGGCGGTGCGGTGGGCCATCGAGCTAAATTTGGCGGTGGCAGAGGCCAAGATATTGCCAAAGCCATTGGCTTAAAGCATGGCTTTAATCCAAATGTATTAGATGCCACAGCAGGATTAGGCCGAGATGCCTTTGTATTAGCAAACCTTGGTTGTAAGGTCACCATGATTGAGCGTCAACGACCGGTTGCCGCATTATTAGATGATGGACTGAAACGCGCTAAAACCAGTGATGAAGTGGGCGAGTGGATAGGCCAACGTATGCAGCTTATTAATGCGTCGAGCATCAATGCCATGAGCAAACTCGATGATATCGATGTGGTCTATCTTGATCCTATGTACCCACACCGGGAAAAGTCTGCCGCAGTGAAAAAAGAAATGCGGGTCTTTCAAGGTTTGGTGGGCAGCGACCCCGATGCCGATGACCTGCTCGACCAAGCGTTGGCGTTGGCCAAGTATCGAGTTGTTGTGAAACGTCCTAACTACGCCGAGCCGTTGGCTAATCGCCAGCCGAGCACATCCATCAAAATGAAGAAAAATCGTTTTGATATCTATGTTAATCAGGGTATCCCTAAAAATTAA
- the ahpF gene encoding alkyl hydroperoxide reductase subunit F → MLSPDILNTLKTYTANMKNPVTLVLQTGAHQKRDELHEFLSKLCSISDNLILQQADINLRSPISFALQVDGKPNGIIFSGIPGGHEFNSLILAILQSSGSPIKLDDTLTGLLKNINEPLHFEVFVSLSCHNCPDVVQSLNQFALINDNINSEMIDGGLYEQLIAERNIQGVPSVYLNGELFANGKIDTAQLIDKLLKRYPHIAKTSQTEQLPTQDVTVIGGGPAGVASAIYAARKGLKVTMIADRIGGQVKDTVDIENLISVNKTTGTQLTNNMQQHMSDYDITLKEHVRVDNIDKGGDDKLKTLHLSSGEIITSKTIIVATGAKWRELGVPGEKENVGSGVAYCPHCDGPFFKGKDVAVVGGGNSGIEAALDLAGMVNKVTVFEFMDEFKADQVLLDKARANDKITLINNAETKQIIATDGKVSAIEYTDRSSNQTHQVELAGVFVQIGLLPNSQFLQNVVESTRFGEVIIDEKCHTTEPGIFAAGDVTTVPYKQIVVAMGEGSKAALSAFDYLIKEF, encoded by the coding sequence ATGTTATCTCCAGATATTCTCAACACATTAAAAACTTACACTGCCAACATGAAAAACCCTGTGACATTGGTATTGCAAACCGGTGCGCATCAAAAACGCGACGAATTACATGAGTTTTTAAGCAAGCTTTGTTCGATTTCCGACAACTTGATTTTACAACAGGCGGATATCAATTTACGCAGTCCAATTTCATTTGCACTGCAAGTCGATGGCAAGCCTAATGGCATTATTTTTTCTGGCATTCCCGGCGGTCACGAATTTAACTCACTAATTTTGGCGATTCTGCAGTCATCAGGTTCACCAATCAAGCTAGATGACACCTTAACCGGCTTACTCAAAAACATTAATGAACCATTGCATTTTGAAGTGTTCGTCAGCCTAAGCTGTCATAACTGTCCGGATGTAGTGCAATCTTTGAATCAATTTGCGCTGATTAATGACAACATTAACAGTGAGATGATTGATGGTGGTTTATACGAACAATTAATCGCTGAACGCAATATTCAAGGTGTGCCAAGCGTTTACCTTAACGGCGAGTTATTTGCTAACGGTAAAATCGATACCGCACAGCTTATCGACAAGCTACTTAAACGCTATCCACACATTGCAAAAACTAGTCAAACTGAACAACTGCCAACGCAAGATGTTACCGTCATTGGCGGTGGCCCAGCGGGTGTTGCCTCTGCGATTTATGCCGCCCGCAAAGGCTTAAAGGTAACCATGATTGCCGATCGCATTGGCGGTCAAGTAAAAGACACGGTCGACATAGAAAACCTGATTTCGGTAAATAAAACCACAGGCACTCAACTGACCAATAACATGCAACAGCATATGAGTGATTATGACATCACCTTAAAAGAACATGTGCGCGTCGACAATATCGACAAAGGTGGCGACGATAAGTTGAAAACCTTGCACTTGTCATCCGGCGAAATCATTACCAGTAAAACCATTATTGTTGCCACAGGTGCCAAATGGCGTGAACTTGGCGTGCCAGGCGAGAAAGAGAATGTGGGTTCAGGTGTGGCTTATTGCCCACACTGTGATGGGCCTTTTTTCAAAGGCAAAGACGTCGCTGTTGTCGGTGGTGGTAACTCAGGTATCGAAGCCGCATTAGATTTAGCTGGTATGGTAAATAAGGTAACGGTATTTGAGTTTATGGATGAATTTAAGGCTGACCAAGTGCTGCTCGATAAAGCCAGAGCAAACGATAAAATCACGTTGATCAATAATGCCGAAACCAAGCAAATTATTGCCACTGATGGCAAAGTCAGCGCGATTGAATATACCGATCGTAGCAGTAATCAAACCCATCAAGTTGAACTAGCCGGTGTGTTCGTACAAATCGGTTTGCTGCCAAACAGCCAATTTCTGCAAAACGTGGTTGAAAGCACCCGTTTTGGCGAAGTGATTATTGATGAAAAGTGTCACACCACAGAGCCTGGCATTTTCGCCGCGGGTGACGTGACAACAGTACCTTACAAGCAAATTGTTGTTGCCATGGGCGAAGGTTCTAAAGCTGCATTATCGGCCTTTGACTACCTAATAAAAGAGTTTTAA
- the ahpC gene encoding alkyl hydroperoxide reductase subunit C, producing MAKIGQTIPEFKAQAFHNGEFTEVTSDSVKGKWSIFLFYPADFTFVCPTELEDMANHYAELQELGVEVYAVSTDTHFSHKAWHDSSEAIGKIKFPMLGDQTGHITRGFDVMIEEDHMAHRGTFLVDPDGVIQVAHIHAGGIGRSAKDMVRNVKAAQYVRENDGEVCPAAWEKGEQTLTPSLDLVGKI from the coding sequence ATGGCTAAGATCGGTCAAACTATTCCAGAATTCAAAGCACAAGCATTCCACAATGGCGAGTTCACAGAAGTAACTTCAGATTCTGTAAAAGGTAAATGGAGCATCTTCTTGTTCTACCCTGCTGACTTCACATTTGTATGTCCGACAGAACTAGAAGACATGGCAAACCACTACGCAGAATTGCAAGAGCTAGGCGTTGAAGTGTATGCCGTATCGACCGATACCCATTTCTCACACAAAGCATGGCACGATTCTTCAGAAGCGATTGGCAAAATCAAATTCCCAATGTTAGGTGACCAAACAGGCCATATTACTCGCGGTTTTGATGTGATGATTGAAGAAGACCACATGGCACATCGCGGTACTTTCCTAGTTGACCCAGACGGTGTTATTCAAGTCGCTCATATTCACGCCGGTGGTATTGGTCGCAGTGCAAAAGACATGGTTCGTAATGTAAAAGCAGCACAATATGTTCGCGAAAATGACGGTGAAGTATGTCCAGCCGCATGGGAAAAAGGCGAACAAACCTTAACACCAAGCCTTGATCTTGTCGGCAAGATCTAA
- a CDS encoding hydrogen peroxide-inducible genes activator, with the protein MISLKQLRYALAVEKTLHFKKAAELCNVSQSALSTAINELEKQLNLQIFERNNKQVLVTNLGKQILDKARFINLEVDELLQFAHVNNAPLSAPLTIGVIPTIGPYLLPKVLPEVRRQYPELPLKIVEEQSHVLVEKVRNGELDVAILALPYNIDGLLSFEFWQEDFYWVSHRDQYNASLQEISSKDLEIDKLLLLKDGHCLKDHALAACQLQPKNQHTDFDSTSLYTLIQMVAGKLGTTLVPKMALDQLVSSQSELQAVHLNEPGPHRSIALVLRPNYVRVNDITLLQKLFNQELKKHDR; encoded by the coding sequence ATGATCTCTCTTAAGCAACTTCGTTATGCATTAGCGGTCGAGAAGACCCTACATTTTAAAAAAGCCGCCGAGTTATGTAATGTCTCGCAATCGGCGTTAAGTACGGCAATCAATGAACTTGAAAAACAGTTAAACCTGCAAATATTTGAGCGTAATAATAAACAAGTATTAGTGACCAATCTCGGTAAGCAGATTTTAGACAAAGCTCGATTTATTAATTTAGAAGTCGATGAGCTGTTACAGTTTGCGCATGTCAATAACGCGCCGTTATCTGCGCCACTAACCATAGGGGTTATCCCGACCATTGGTCCGTATTTACTGCCCAAAGTATTGCCTGAAGTGCGCCGACAATACCCAGAACTGCCGCTTAAAATTGTTGAAGAGCAATCCCATGTTCTCGTTGAAAAGGTGCGTAACGGTGAACTTGATGTGGCTATTTTAGCGCTGCCTTATAACATTGATGGCTTGTTGAGTTTTGAATTTTGGCAAGAGGATTTTTATTGGGTTAGTCATCGTGATCAGTACAACGCATCACTGCAAGAAATCAGCAGTAAAGACCTAGAGATTGATAAACTATTGTTACTTAAAGATGGTCATTGCCTAAAAGATCATGCCTTAGCTGCCTGCCAACTGCAGCCTAAAAATCAACATACAGACTTTGATTCCACCAGCTTGTACACCTTAATTCAGATGGTTGCTGGTAAATTAGGTACCACACTTGTGCCAAAAATGGCTTTAGATCAGTTGGTTAGCTCACAATCAGAGTTACAGGCCGTACACTTAAATGAACCCGGTCCACATCGCTCAATCGCCCTAGTGTTGCGTCCGAACTATGTGCGAGTAAACGATATCACCTTGCTGCAAAAACTGTTTAATCAAGAGTTGAAAAAGCACGATAGATAA
- a CDS encoding NYN domain-containing protein, which produces MPSAAIFVDVQNIYYTCRQAFGRSFDYNKLWAYIAASHQIDHAYAYAIDAGNEKQQQFQNILRAIGFTVKLKPFIQRNDGSAKGDWDVGITIDALEHGSDVDKVYLLSGDGDFDLLVNKLRQKYKCQVEVIGVEQLTANSLLIACDRFTPINNELLL; this is translated from the coding sequence ATGCCTAGCGCAGCTATTTTTGTGGATGTTCAGAATATTTACTATACGTGCCGACAAGCGTTTGGGCGCAGTTTCGATTACAACAAACTATGGGCTTACATTGCTGCAAGCCACCAAATAGACCATGCCTATGCTTACGCCATTGACGCCGGCAATGAAAAACAACAGCAATTCCAAAATATCCTACGTGCCATCGGCTTTACTGTGAAGCTAAAGCCGTTTATTCAACGTAATGACGGCAGCGCCAAAGGCGATTGGGATGTTGGCATCACCATTGATGCCTTAGAGCACGGCAGCGATGTCGATAAAGTGTATTTGCTCTCTGGCGATGGTGATTTTGATCTATTGGTCAACAAATTAAGGCAAAAATATAAATGTCAGGTTGAGGTAATCGGCGTTGAGCAACTTACCGCAAACTCGTTGTTAATTGCCTGCGATCGTTTCACCCCTATCAATAATGAGTTACTGCTTTAG
- a CDS encoding peroxiredoxin: MIEVNKAVPAGELQQLTSDGMQVHQASELFAKGTSVVFAVPGAFTPTCSAAHLPGFVVNFDEFTAKGVDRVVCVAVNDAFVMDAWGKSANAENLMMLADGDGSYHKALGLSMETGGFGGVRSQRYAMVIKDGIVSQLFVEQPKQFEVSTAENVLANL, from the coding sequence ATGATAGAAGTTAACAAAGCAGTACCTGCCGGCGAATTACAGCAACTTACCAGCGATGGTATGCAAGTTCATCAAGCGAGCGAATTATTTGCCAAAGGGACCAGTGTCGTTTTTGCTGTACCTGGCGCCTTTACACCAACCTGTTCGGCAGCACATTTGCCGGGTTTTGTGGTTAACTTCGACGAATTCACCGCTAAAGGCGTTGATCGTGTAGTTTGTGTTGCGGTTAACGATGCTTTTGTGATGGATGCATGGGGTAAATCAGCTAATGCTGAAAACCTCATGATGCTAGCCGATGGTGATGGTAGCTACCATAAAGCGCTTGGTCTTAGTATGGAAACAGGTGGCTTTGGTGGTGTTCGTTCACAACGTTATGCCATGGTGATCAAAGATGGTATCGTCAGTCAGTTGTTTGTAGAACAACCAAAACAATTTGAAGTAAGTACCGCAGAAAACGTACTTGCTAACCTTTAA
- the ftnA gene encoding non-heme ferritin, whose product MLKQPMIEQLNEQINMEFYSSNLYLQMSAWCEDAGFEGAAAFMRKHAIEEMQHMNRLFNYVSETGAMPILGAIEAPPHEFGSLVDVFKETYEHECLITERINALAHTAFTTQDYSTFNFLQWFVAEQHEEETLFKSIIDKIELVGADGHALFFVDKDLAEMAKNGPTSVEVPADGA is encoded by the coding sequence ATGTTAAAGCAACCTATGATTGAACAGCTCAATGAGCAAATCAATATGGAATTTTATTCTTCTAACCTGTACCTACAAATGAGTGCTTGGTGTGAAGACGCCGGTTTCGAAGGCGCTGCTGCGTTTATGCGCAAGCACGCAATTGAAGAAATGCAACACATGAACCGCTTGTTTAACTACGTGAGTGAAACAGGTGCAATGCCAATTTTAGGTGCAATTGAAGCGCCACCACATGAATTTGGCTCGTTAGTTGATGTCTTTAAAGAAACCTATGAGCACGAGTGTTTGATTACTGAACGTATTAACGCCCTTGCGCATACCGCGTTTACCACTCAAGACTATTCTACGTTTAACTTCTTACAGTGGTTTGTGGCTGAGCAACACGAAGAAGAAACCTTATTCAAGTCGATCATCGATAAAATTGAATTGGTTGGCGCGGACGGTCATGCACTGTTCTTCGTCGACAAAGACCTAGCTGAGATGGCGAAAAACGGTCCAACTTCCGTTGAAGTACCAGCAGACGGTGCATAA
- a CDS encoding NAD(P)/FAD-dependent oxidoreductase, whose amino-acid sequence MSLQHLDVLVIGAGAAGLMCALNAGYRGRSVAVVDMGKKPGRKIIISGGGRCNFTNQNANPDNYLCQNPHFVKSALSRYTQYDFIDMVERHGVEYHHKTLGQLFCDNSAHDIVEMLMTECGWAGVQVKMQSEVVKVAKVDDGFIVTTSGKDYHCQSLVVASGGLTMPKLGATPIGYKLAEQFGLTVLPTCAALVPFTLHDQDKQRFDGLSGISVDSVVSSESGVVFRENILFTHRGLSGPAILQISSFWKAGEWVSINLLPDEKVYDKLQSLRQEAPQRALKTALSHMLPKRFIERLYQAGELPEKNLNQLSNSDCQSLHDYFHDWKIKPNGTEGYRTAEVTLGGVDTDELSSKTMESKKVSGLYFIGEVTDVTGWLGGYNFQWSWSSGWAAGQVV is encoded by the coding sequence ATGTCTTTGCAACATTTAGATGTACTTGTGATCGGTGCCGGCGCGGCGGGGCTAATGTGTGCTCTCAACGCCGGTTACCGTGGCCGCAGTGTCGCGGTAGTCGATATGGGCAAAAAGCCCGGTCGAAAAATCATTATCAGTGGCGGTGGTCGATGTAATTTCACCAATCAAAACGCCAACCCCGATAACTATCTTTGTCAAAATCCACACTTTGTTAAATCGGCATTAAGCCGCTATACCCAGTATGACTTTATCGACATGGTGGAACGCCATGGTGTCGAATATCATCACAAAACCTTAGGCCAATTGTTTTGCGACAACAGTGCTCACGACATTGTCGAGATGCTGATGACCGAATGCGGCTGGGCCGGCGTACAGGTTAAAATGCAGTCGGAAGTGGTCAAAGTGGCCAAAGTCGACGATGGTTTTATCGTCACCACCTCGGGCAAGGATTATCACTGCCAATCGTTAGTGGTCGCATCCGGCGGTTTAACCATGCCTAAACTGGGCGCCACACCAATCGGCTATAAGCTGGCCGAACAGTTTGGCTTAACGGTGTTACCAACCTGCGCAGCCTTGGTGCCTTTTACTTTGCATGATCAGGATAAACAGCGCTTTGATGGCTTGTCTGGTATCAGTGTCGACAGCGTTGTTAGCAGTGAAAGTGGCGTTGTCTTTCGGGAAAATATTTTATTTACTCATCGCGGCTTGTCAGGGCCAGCTATTTTACAGATATCCTCATTTTGGAAGGCTGGTGAGTGGGTGAGTATTAACTTACTGCCCGATGAAAAGGTCTATGATAAGTTGCAATCCTTGCGCCAAGAAGCGCCTCAGCGAGCCTTAAAAACCGCGCTTTCACATATGCTACCGAAGCGCTTTATCGAACGCTTATATCAAGCTGGCGAATTGCCTGAGAAAAACCTAAATCAATTATCCAATAGCGATTGTCAAAGCCTGCATGATTATTTTCATGACTGGAAAATCAAACCCAATGGTACCGAAGGTTATCGCACCGCTGAGGTTACATTGGGCGGCGTGGATACCGATGAGCTTTCGAGCAAAACCATGGAGTCAAAAAAAGTCTCTGGTCTGTATTTTATCGGTGAAGTGACCGATGTGACCGGTTGGTTAGGCGGTTATAACTTTCAATGGTCGTGGAGCTCAGGCTGGGCCGCTGGACAAGTGGTTTAG